Proteins from a genomic interval of Brachybacterium vulturis:
- a CDS encoding MGMT family protein: MPAGPSRTRMDDLTVERVLRVVEAIPPGQVAAYGEIGAIVGVGPRLVGRILRTWGSGVPWWRVTSASGDHPLLARALPHWETEGIEVATHGRGCRMAHFGADLEELRERARPALAELDEA; the protein is encoded by the coding sequence ATGCCCGCCGGACCCTCACGCACCCGCATGGACGACCTCACCGTCGAGCGGGTGCTGCGGGTGGTCGAGGCGATCCCTCCCGGACAGGTCGCGGCCTACGGCGAGATCGGCGCGATCGTCGGCGTCGGCCCCCGCCTGGTGGGCCGCATCCTGCGCACCTGGGGGTCCGGGGTGCCGTGGTGGCGGGTCACCAGCGCCTCGGGCGACCATCCGCTGCTGGCCCGTGCGCTCCCCCACTGGGAGACGGAGGGCATCGAGGTGGCCACGCACGGTCGAGGGTGCCGGATGGCGCACTTCGGCGCGGACCTCGAGGAGCTCCGGGAACGCGCCCGGCCCGCCCTCGCGGAGCTCGACGAGGCCTGA
- a CDS encoding ABC transporter substrate-binding protein, with translation MQRRNFLFLSGAGLAAAGLTACGGSGGSGGGESSSSEVEVFTWWAQGSEKAGLDALVAQFEKDYPDLTFVNASVAGGAGSAAKDMLQSRLQAGDPPDTFQAHAGLELTDYIDAGQLEDVSGLYEEYGLTDAFPEDLVTLLTVDDKIYSIPSNIHRSNVVWTNVAVLEAAGIDPTAVPADVEAFIADVEKAAASGVTGLSVGTTWTQVNLLEAILMADLGSTSYNGLWTGETDWSGGEVTTALEHFEALIALTNTDRDGLDWTDATQMLIDGKAAYNIMGDWAVASFQQADLTDGEDFGYFPLSGGEEIFGFLADSFTLPVGAPNPDGAKAWLDTISSQDGQVAFSLAKGSIPARTDVDTAEFPAYQQTAIDSYAQDAICPSLAHGAATPVAWLNEVSDATSKFTTGASDVAGYQEELATIAESNASA, from the coding sequence ATGCAGCGCAGGAATTTCCTCTTCCTCTCCGGTGCCGGCCTGGCCGCGGCGGGTCTCACCGCCTGTGGCGGCTCCGGCGGCAGCGGCGGCGGCGAGAGCAGCAGCTCGGAGGTCGAGGTCTTCACCTGGTGGGCGCAGGGATCGGAGAAGGCCGGACTGGATGCACTCGTGGCCCAGTTCGAGAAGGACTACCCGGACCTCACCTTCGTCAACGCCTCGGTCGCCGGCGGCGCCGGCAGTGCGGCCAAGGACATGCTGCAGTCCCGCCTCCAGGCCGGTGACCCGCCGGACACCTTCCAGGCGCACGCCGGTCTCGAGCTCACCGACTACATCGACGCCGGTCAGCTCGAGGACGTCTCGGGGCTGTACGAGGAGTACGGGCTCACCGACGCCTTCCCCGAGGATCTGGTGACCCTGCTGACCGTGGACGACAAGATCTACTCCATCCCCTCGAACATCCATCGTTCGAACGTGGTCTGGACCAACGTGGCGGTGCTCGAGGCCGCCGGCATCGACCCCACCGCCGTCCCCGCCGATGTCGAGGCCTTCATCGCCGACGTCGAGAAGGCCGCGGCCTCCGGTGTCACCGGCCTGTCGGTCGGCACCACCTGGACCCAGGTCAACCTGCTCGAGGCGATCCTGATGGCGGATCTGGGCAGCACCTCCTACAACGGCCTGTGGACCGGGGAGACCGACTGGTCCGGCGGCGAGGTCACCACGGCGCTGGAGCACTTCGAGGCGCTGATCGCACTGACCAACACCGACCGTGACGGTCTGGACTGGACCGACGCCACCCAGATGCTGATCGACGGCAAGGCCGCCTACAACATCATGGGCGACTGGGCGGTGGCCTCCTTCCAGCAGGCGGATCTGACCGACGGCGAGGACTTCGGCTACTTCCCGCTCAGCGGCGGCGAGGAGATCTTCGGCTTCCTGGCCGACTCCTTCACCCTGCCCGTCGGCGCCCCGAACCCCGATGGCGCCAAGGCCTGGCTGGACACCATCAGCTCCCAGGACGGCCAGGTCGCCTTCTCCCTCGCCAAGGGCTCGATCCCGGCGCGCACCGACGTGGACACCGCGGAGTTCCCCGCCTATCAGCAGACGGCGATCGACTCGTACGCGCAGGACGCGATCTGCCCGTCCCTCGCCCACGGCGCCGCCACCCCGGTGGCCTGGCTGAACGAGGTCTCGGACGCGACCAGCAAGTTCACCACCGGCGCGAGCGACGTGGCCGGGTACCAGGAGGAGCTCGCCACGATCGCCGAGTCCAACGCCTCGGCCTGA
- a CDS encoding DUF3375 domain-containing protein, with product MTTTEPNRWTDRRSDAVSARKETYEQLRRASTWRLLAATKAPAVLAILQATFPAGDRRLPRSELVARVGAHLPLLHDDQDDDAPEDPDLTGEGRGGRSAGEYVDGWVREGYLTRRDDPQHTETTFEPSPATIDAIQFIASLEEHRPTTTQSRLQLVVQQFERLAQETETDRDVRLADLQRRRERIEAEIRDLAEGELMLPSPEASTDKLRDILQIATELSGDFLQYREDLRAVDLHLREQILSPEGSRGEILEQLLAGDDLLGQSSVGRTFTAFFRMLNDPARTRTTQDLVDRLLERDFSRSLGRDEREKLAGVFSDLYEPAQEVLDVKTELYRSLARFVRSQDFRQHRVLLETLQEAQGLALAQKDEVATRAPFPLELDLSRVLLSSVSQHRLKDPTDPGAPAEAEVHDATALSVEVLQDLVRTHDIDIVGLTADINDVRGRSGQASLGDVLRERPAAQGLASVIGLMFLATHHAREREGSTEVVSWRELDGKDYAAKVPAFYFLEDVPVE from the coding sequence GTGACCACGACCGAGCCGAACCGGTGGACCGACCGCCGCAGCGATGCCGTGTCTGCGCGCAAGGAGACCTACGAGCAGTTGCGCCGGGCCAGCACCTGGCGCCTCCTGGCCGCGACGAAGGCGCCGGCGGTGCTCGCCATCCTGCAGGCGACCTTCCCCGCCGGCGACCGCCGGCTCCCGCGCAGCGAACTGGTCGCCCGGGTCGGTGCGCACCTGCCGCTGCTGCATGACGACCAGGACGACGACGCGCCCGAGGACCCCGATCTCACCGGGGAGGGGCGCGGCGGCCGCAGCGCCGGGGAGTACGTGGACGGCTGGGTGCGCGAGGGCTACCTGACCCGCCGCGACGACCCGCAGCACACCGAGACCACCTTCGAGCCGTCCCCGGCGACGATCGACGCGATCCAGTTCATCGCCTCGCTCGAGGAGCACCGGCCCACCACGACCCAGTCCCGGCTGCAGCTGGTGGTCCAGCAGTTCGAGCGCCTCGCCCAGGAGACCGAGACCGATCGTGACGTGCGCCTGGCGGACCTGCAGCGCCGCCGTGAGCGGATCGAGGCGGAGATCCGGGACCTCGCCGAGGGGGAGCTGATGCTGCCCAGCCCCGAGGCCTCCACGGACAAGCTGCGGGACATCCTGCAGATCGCGACCGAGCTCTCCGGTGACTTCCTCCAGTACCGGGAGGACCTGCGCGCCGTGGACCTGCACCTGCGCGAGCAGATCCTCTCGCCGGAGGGCTCGCGCGGCGAGATCCTCGAGCAGCTGCTGGCCGGCGACGATCTGCTGGGACAGTCCAGCGTGGGCCGGACCTTCACCGCCTTCTTCCGGATGCTCAACGACCCCGCCCGGACCCGCACCACCCAGGACCTGGTGGACCGCCTGCTCGAGCGGGACTTCTCCCGCTCGCTCGGCCGGGACGAGCGCGAGAAGCTCGCGGGCGTGTTCAGCGACCTCTACGAACCGGCGCAGGAGGTGCTGGACGTCAAGACGGAGCTGTACCGGTCGCTGGCCCGCTTCGTGCGCTCCCAGGACTTCCGGCAGCACCGCGTGCTGCTGGAGACGCTGCAGGAGGCGCAGGGCCTCGCGCTCGCGCAGAAGGACGAGGTGGCCACCCGTGCGCCCTTCCCGCTCGAGCTGGACCTCTCCCGGGTGCTGCTGAGCTCCGTGTCCCAGCACCGGCTGAAGGACCCCACCGATCCCGGTGCCCCCGCCGAGGCCGAGGTGCACGATGCCACCGCCCTCAGCGTCGAGGTGCTGCAGGATCTGGTGCGCACCCACGACATCGACATCGTGGGCCTGACCGCGGACATCAACGACGTGCGCGGCCGCAGCGGGCAGGCCTCCCTCGGGGACGTGCTGCGCGAGCGGCCCGCCGCGCAGGGGCTCGCCAGCGTGATCGGCCTGATGTTCCTGGCGACCCACCATGCGCGGGAGCGCGAGGGGTCCACGGAGGTCGTCAGCTGGCGCGAGCTGGACGGCAAGGACTATGCGGCGAAGGTGCCCGCGTTCTACTTCCTGGAGGACGTCCCGGTCGAGTGA